Proteins from a single region of Phycisphaeraceae bacterium D3-23:
- a CDS encoding glycosyltransferase family 4 protein: MNIIQCHNYYQIPGGEDAVVEDERALLVSHGHNVTQFTRHNDDVKDVGAVRLAAGTVWSRAAARDLEVMVRKEKAAVVHFHNTMPMISPSAYYAARRAGAAVVQTLHNYRLLCPKGTFFREGTVCEKCLGKPVAWPAVRHACYRDSRVASAVLTVMGTTHRLFRTYHRAVDAYIAASEFTRGKMLVGGLPKDRLHVKPNFVLDDPGVGSGDGGYALFLGRLSPEKGLDTLIAAWDRMECLVPLKIVGSGPMEDEARQLAARHEHVECLGWVGQPGLGEVIRGARVLVLPSLNYEGFPKVIVEAYAAGLPIVASRLGSMGDAIVEGTTGRLFEPGDVDDLAKTMASLFHDTDLLASMRGASRAAYETYYTAQVNYAKLLDVYHVALERRASASELTSDPAATEQSR, encoded by the coding sequence TTGAATATCATCCAATGCCACAACTACTACCAGATCCCCGGCGGGGAGGACGCCGTCGTCGAAGACGAACGTGCGCTGCTGGTGTCTCACGGCCATAACGTCACTCAGTTCACCAGGCACAACGACGATGTCAAAGACGTCGGCGCGGTCCGGCTCGCGGCCGGGACAGTCTGGAGCCGGGCGGCCGCGCGCGACTTGGAAGTAATGGTCCGTAAGGAAAAGGCCGCCGTTGTACATTTCCACAACACGATGCCGATGATCTCGCCCTCGGCCTATTACGCCGCGCGACGCGCGGGGGCGGCGGTCGTGCAGACGCTCCACAACTACCGGCTGCTCTGCCCCAAGGGCACGTTCTTCCGCGAAGGCACCGTCTGCGAAAAATGCCTAGGCAAGCCCGTCGCCTGGCCCGCAGTCCGGCACGCCTGCTACCGCGACAGCCGAGTGGCCAGCGCAGTCCTGACGGTGATGGGCACGACCCATCGTTTGTTCCGAACCTACCACCGCGCAGTCGATGCGTACATCGCGGCGTCCGAGTTCACGCGCGGCAAGATGCTGGTCGGCGGCCTGCCCAAGGACCGGCTGCACGTCAAACCGAACTTCGTGCTGGATGATCCCGGCGTGGGGTCGGGTGACGGCGGGTATGCGTTGTTCCTGGGTCGGTTATCGCCTGAGAAGGGGCTGGACACCCTGATCGCGGCGTGGGACCGGATGGAGTGCTTGGTACCGTTGAAGATTGTCGGCAGTGGGCCGATGGAGGATGAGGCCCGGCAGCTGGCAGCGCGTCATGAGCATGTGGAATGCCTCGGCTGGGTCGGCCAGCCCGGTCTGGGTGAGGTGATTCGGGGGGCAAGGGTGCTTGTGCTGCCTTCTTTGAACTACGAGGGTTTCCCAAAGGTGATCGTCGAGGCGTATGCGGCTGGGCTTCCGATCGTCGCATCGCGGCTGGGCTCGATGGGCGACGCCATCGTTGAGGGCACGACAGGCCGACTCTTCGAGCCGGGCGATGTCGACGATTTAGCGAAAACCATGGCGTCACTGTTTCACGACACTGATTTGCTTGCTTCGATGCGCGGCGCATCTCGGGCGGCTTACGAGACTTACTACACGGCGCAAGTGAACTACGCCAAGTTGCTTGATGTCTATCACGTGGCGCTTGAACGCCGTGCGTCTGCGTCTGAACTAACCTCTGACCCGGCTGCAACAGAACAGTCGCGGTAG
- a CDS encoding sugar transferase — MLGRFLLHRRRRRVPKLTSHVAKRSAQLNRMLERERARADRSGHELSLLLLGLDGRKSKSADLEKLIEVIEHRCRITDDVGEFDRHTAFILLPDTVSQGARHFAESIQAVMQRHDVKTSYGIYSYAPANASKRKPPSDGDSGSGGGRRFDETPAPVARRIPDDQSPRPSISVAAKALAKPAYELETVMTRALPRWKRAVDLGVAGTMLLALWPLMVAIGIAIKIESRGPAMFRQRRAGLGGRPFWINKFRTMVDGAERHRDNLLHINEQDGPAFKIKNDPRITRFGALLRKTSLDELPQLVNVLLGEMTLVGPRPLPCHESDVCEGWQRRRLDVTPGLTCIWQISGRSTVSFDDWVRMDLAYQKRLTFWHDARILLATVPAVLSQRGAQ; from the coding sequence ATGCTTGGTCGATTCCTGTTGCACCGCAGACGCCGGCGTGTGCCGAAACTCACGTCCCACGTCGCAAAGCGCTCCGCACAACTCAACCGGATGCTGGAGCGCGAGCGTGCGCGTGCCGACCGTAGCGGCCACGAGCTGTCGCTACTCCTGCTGGGCCTCGATGGCCGGAAGTCCAAGTCAGCCGACCTTGAGAAACTGATCGAAGTGATCGAGCATCGCTGCCGGATCACCGACGACGTCGGTGAGTTTGACCGGCACACGGCGTTTATCCTGCTGCCCGATACTGTGTCGCAGGGCGCGCGCCATTTCGCCGAATCGATCCAGGCGGTGATGCAGCGTCACGATGTCAAGACGTCGTACGGAATCTACAGCTATGCACCTGCCAACGCATCCAAACGCAAGCCACCTAGCGATGGTGACTCGGGCTCGGGTGGGGGACGGCGATTCGATGAGACGCCAGCGCCTGTCGCGCGGCGGATCCCCGATGACCAATCGCCTCGGCCATCCATCTCGGTAGCGGCGAAAGCGCTTGCGAAACCGGCCTACGAACTTGAAACGGTGATGACGCGCGCCCTGCCGCGATGGAAGCGTGCCGTGGACCTTGGGGTCGCCGGGACGATGCTCCTGGCGCTTTGGCCCTTGATGGTGGCGATCGGTATCGCGATTAAGATCGAGTCACGCGGCCCCGCGATGTTCCGCCAGCGCCGTGCGGGGCTTGGTGGCCGCCCGTTCTGGATCAACAAGTTCCGCACGATGGTCGATGGTGCCGAGCGACACCGCGACAACCTGCTGCACATCAACGAGCAGGATGGCCCGGCGTTCAAGATCAAGAACGACCCGCGAATCACCCGGTTTGGCGCGTTGCTGCGTAAGACCAGCCTCGATGAGCTGCCACAATTGGTCAATGTCCTACTAGGCGAGATGACACTGGTTGGCCCCCGGCCGCTGCCTTGTCACGAGTCCGATGTTTGCGAGGGCTGGCAGCGACGGCGACTCGACGTAACGCCGGGGCTGACGTGCATCTGGCAGATCTCGGGCCGGTCGACGGTGAGCTTCGACGACTGGGTCCGTATGGATTTGGCTTATCAGAAGCGGCTGACGTTCTGGCACGATGCGCGCATCCTGTTGGCGACGGTGCCCGCCGTGCTCTCGCAGCGCGGTGCACAGTAA
- a CDS encoding WecB/TagA/CpsF family glycosyltransferase, with product MTTTYSSDLVAPVCLDAPPTEVTPDEAVHLDTGVANPPEKLDVLGVLVSKAGPEQVADCIMSWAASGRPGIVDFMPVHGLIEARRPDRRDAMNQFDIVACDGQPVRWAINKLHGSGITQRVYGPTCMEDVCSRSAEENIGVYLYGSSQEVIDILCQILPERFPGLRIVGAESPPYRALTATEEAEAIDRINASGAGVLFLGIGCPKQEDFAFKHRKQIRAVQMCVGAAFDFHAGKVTMAPRWMQQRGLEWLYRLYKEPRRLWKRYVTTNSVFVFLLARRIVVGR from the coding sequence TTGACGACAACGTATTCATCTGATCTTGTTGCGCCGGTCTGCCTGGACGCCCCGCCTACTGAGGTAACGCCTGACGAGGCGGTGCATCTGGATACTGGCGTCGCAAATCCGCCTGAGAAGCTGGATGTGCTGGGCGTACTGGTCAGCAAGGCCGGGCCAGAGCAGGTCGCCGATTGTATCATGAGTTGGGCGGCGTCGGGTCGGCCGGGGATTGTCGATTTCATGCCGGTGCACGGCCTGATCGAGGCGCGTCGCCCCGACCGACGCGATGCGATGAACCAGTTCGACATCGTCGCCTGCGACGGCCAGCCCGTGCGGTGGGCGATAAACAAGCTGCACGGCTCGGGCATCACGCAGCGGGTGTACGGCCCGACGTGTATGGAAGACGTCTGCTCACGCAGCGCTGAAGAAAACATTGGCGTCTACCTCTACGGCAGCAGCCAGGAAGTCATCGACATCCTCTGCCAGATTCTGCCCGAGCGTTTCCCGGGGCTTCGTATTGTGGGTGCGGAGTCGCCGCCTTATCGAGCGCTCACGGCAACTGAAGAGGCCGAAGCGATCGACCGAATCAACGCGAGCGGCGCGGGCGTACTGTTCCTGGGGATCGGCTGCCCGAAGCAAGAAGATTTTGCGTTCAAACACCGCAAACAGATCCGCGCGGTGCAGATGTGTGTCGGCGCGGCGTTCGATTTCCACGCGGGCAAGGTCACGATGGCGCCCCGGTGGATGCAGCAGCGCGGGCTCGAGTGGCTGTACCGGCTGTACAAAGAACCACGCCGTCTCTGGAAGCGGTATGTCACGACCAACAGCGTCTTTGTATTCCTGCTGGCCCGGCGGATCGTGGTCGGCCGATAG
- a CDS encoding O-antigen ligase family protein — translation MPTQSPTTTVDRDAAETPGGIAAQPTPLAPQRLTAGGRWLAVWMLLLAGLALGGKGTAYIGYAPAFISEIVLLAGCFVLLFQRGWRDLLMMPTVVLILAFIAWGLVRTLPYLGTYEFDALRDGVIYGYALVGLVVAGILISQPALLPWVLQKYRGFARVFLLLMPVFWIAGQALDDKVPEWPMAPGIPVIDLSPGDAPVHLGGIVAFAIVGLFRPAFFGLPRWFLGVLWPFMTLVLVAIAGAVSRGGLVSFGLACTAAFTMRPKSSWARNLLLTVLIVLPLVALIDPRIPVPGRTREFSVRQLVLNITSIVGNDDMEGDLDETKTWRLQWWGKIIDYTFNGEYFWQGKGFGVNLADSDGFQVEFDDTPLRSPHNGHLTVLARMGVPGFALWIALQLSWLYAMVNAYVRARQRGDVTWMMLFVFLVAYWLAMQFNASFDVYFEGPMGGIWVWSIIGFGLAAAWIYERQPELLWGDDFEVQP, via the coding sequence ATGCCCACGCAATCCCCTACGACAACAGTTGATCGTGACGCCGCAGAAACGCCGGGCGGAATTGCCGCGCAGCCAACCCCGCTCGCCCCACAGCGTCTTACCGCCGGGGGGCGCTGGCTCGCGGTGTGGATGCTCCTGCTCGCCGGGCTCGCGCTGGGGGGCAAGGGCACGGCGTACATCGGCTACGCACCGGCCTTCATCTCCGAGATCGTCCTTCTCGCCGGCTGCTTCGTGCTGCTGTTCCAGCGCGGGTGGCGCGACCTGCTCATGATGCCGACGGTCGTGCTGATCCTCGCCTTCATCGCATGGGGGCTGGTGCGCACGCTGCCGTACCTGGGCACGTACGAGTTCGACGCGCTGCGTGACGGCGTGATCTATGGCTATGCGTTGGTCGGGCTCGTGGTCGCGGGCATCCTGATTTCGCAGCCGGCGCTGCTGCCGTGGGTCTTGCAGAAGTACCGTGGGTTTGCGCGGGTGTTTTTATTGCTGATGCCGGTGTTCTGGATCGCGGGGCAAGCGCTGGACGACAAGGTGCCCGAGTGGCCGATGGCCCCGGGTATCCCCGTCATCGACCTGAGCCCGGGCGATGCGCCGGTGCACCTGGGCGGCATCGTCGCCTTCGCGATCGTCGGGCTCTTTCGCCCGGCGTTCTTCGGGCTGCCGCGCTGGTTCCTTGGTGTGCTCTGGCCTTTCATGACGCTGGTGCTGGTCGCCATCGCCGGCGCGGTGAGCCGGGGCGGGCTCGTGTCGTTTGGCCTGGCATGCACCGCCGCATTCACGATGCGCCCCAAGAGCTCGTGGGCGCGCAACTTGCTGCTCACGGTCCTTATCGTGCTGCCCCTGGTTGCGCTCATCGACCCGCGCATCCCCGTGCCCGGGCGCACACGCGAATTCTCCGTGCGCCAGCTCGTGCTCAACATTACGAGCATCGTCGGCAACGACGACATGGAAGGCGACCTCGACGAGACCAAGACCTGGCGATTGCAGTGGTGGGGCAAGATCATCGACTACACGTTCAATGGCGAATACTTCTGGCAGGGCAAGGGCTTTGGCGTAAACCTCGCCGACAGCGACGGGTTCCAGGTCGAGTTCGACGACACGCCGCTGCGAAGCCCGCACAACGGCCACCTCACGGTGCTCGCGCGGATGGGCGTGCCCGGGTTTGCGCTGTGGATCGCGCTGCAGTTGTCCTGGCTCTACGCGATGGTCAATGCGTATGTCCGTGCACGGCAGCGGGGCGATGTCACATGGATGATGCTCTTCGTGTTCCTGGTCGCGTACTGGCTGGCGATGCAGTTCAACGCGTCGTTCGATGTCTACTTCGAGGGGCCGATGGGCGGGATCTGGGTCTGGTCGATCATCGGCTTCGGCCTCGCCGCCGCGTGGATCTATGAGCGCCAGCCCGAGCTGCTCTGGGGCGACGACTTCGAGGTGCAGCCATGA
- a CDS encoding polysaccharide deacetylase family protein, giving the protein MTAPHAAITTSWDDGHPLDLRVATMLVEHGLAGTFYVPRQWARPTMPDAQLRELVDAGFELGGHTIDHVVLTDTPDDEAAAQIKDSRTWLTDVAGRDCTMFCPPTGRFNAHHAAMIAQAGYTGFRTVELWSTDTPRPYTNGLLEMPTSLQAQPHGRLPVLRNIAKRRSAANLMRFYRLGRSGDWLMQLERLATHVEAHGGVLHLWGHSWEIDEFKQWDRLDEAFAMLGSLTDRIPAHTNGELCRLYSSDSSHSPEVA; this is encoded by the coding sequence ATGACCGCGCCTCATGCCGCGATCACGACGAGCTGGGACGACGGCCACCCGCTGGACCTGCGCGTTGCAACGATGCTGGTCGAGCATGGGCTGGCCGGGACGTTCTATGTGCCCCGGCAGTGGGCCCGGCCGACGATGCCCGATGCGCAATTGCGCGAGCTGGTAGACGCGGGGTTCGAGCTCGGCGGGCACACGATCGACCACGTCGTCCTGACCGACACGCCCGACGATGAAGCGGCTGCGCAGATCAAGGATTCACGCACCTGGCTGACGGACGTCGCGGGGCGCGACTGCACGATGTTCTGCCCGCCGACGGGGCGTTTCAATGCGCATCACGCGGCGATGATCGCCCAGGCCGGCTACACCGGGTTCCGCACGGTCGAGCTGTGGAGCACCGACACGCCGCGTCCATACACCAACGGCCTTCTCGAGATGCCGACATCCCTCCAGGCCCAGCCCCACGGCAGGCTGCCGGTCCTGCGCAACATCGCGAAACGCCGCAGCGCGGCAAACCTGATGCGTTTCTATCGCCTGGGCCGATCGGGCGACTGGCTGATGCAGCTCGAACGACTGGCCACACACGTCGAGGCACACGGCGGCGTCCTGCACCTGTGGGGGCATTCGTGGGAGATCGACGAATTCAAGCAATGGGACCGACTCGACGAGGCGTTTGCGATGCTGGGCTCGCTCACCGACCGTATCCCCGCGCACACCAACGGCGAACTCTGCCGACTCTATTCGTCCGATTCCTCCCATAGTCCCGAAGTTGCCTAA